Proteins from a genomic interval of Geodermatophilus obscurus DSM 43160:
- a CDS encoding SAF domain-containing protein: MTRTQPPRTSPPDRAAAVNGSSRAPALPPPRRRRRPALLALALTMVVLGALGAAYLATSLGATSSIIAVAREVPWGQQLTAADLVEARVSADPVLTPIPYAQRDQVIGMVAATTLTPGSLLTREALIEQPLPPAGQQLVGVGVSAVQLPTTPLRPGDDVLLVPVAGSGGAQSPTAPVAPRTVPATVVRSGSPGTDGLRVVDVLVDAADGPDVAARAAAGLVAIVVVAGE; the protein is encoded by the coding sequence GTGACCCGCACTCAGCCCCCGAGGACCAGCCCGCCGGATCGCGCAGCGGCGGTCAACGGGTCGTCGCGGGCGCCGGCGCTGCCGCCACCGCGCCGCCGCCGTCGTCCGGCCCTGCTGGCCCTGGCGCTGACCATGGTGGTGCTCGGTGCCCTGGGTGCCGCCTACCTGGCCACGTCGCTGGGGGCGACGTCCTCGATCATCGCGGTCGCGCGCGAGGTGCCCTGGGGGCAGCAGCTCACCGCGGCCGACCTGGTAGAGGCGCGGGTGTCCGCCGACCCGGTGCTGACGCCCATCCCGTATGCCCAGCGTGACCAGGTGATCGGCATGGTCGCCGCCACCACCCTCACGCCGGGATCGCTGCTCACCCGCGAGGCCCTAATCGAGCAGCCACTCCCGCCTGCGGGTCAGCAACTGGTCGGTGTCGGAGTCTCGGCAGTGCAACTGCCCACGACGCCACTGCGGCCCGGGGACGACGTCCTGCTCGTCCCGGTCGCCGGCAGCGGGGGAGCGCAGTCGCCGACCGCGCCGGTGGCGCCGCGCACGGTGCCGGCCACGGTGGTGCGGTCCGGGTCGCCGGGCACCGACGGCCTGCGCGTGGTCGACGTGCTCGTTGACGCCGCCGACGGGCCGGACGTCGCGGCCCGCGCGGCCGCGGGCCTGGTCGCCATCGTCGTCGTGGC